One Paludisphaera rhizosphaerae genomic window carries:
- a CDS encoding pectate lyase family protein has protein sequence MTSIGTRPLRIAAAAAGLAWGALTPAGARETPKVPAFPGAEGSGAGTPGGRGGKVFVVSSLADSGPGSFREALEAEGPRTVVFGVAGLITLEKPVDITHPYLTLAGQTAPGDGVCVRGESVHINTHDVVIRYMRFRRGNLKVRDDALGGYPVANVIVDHVSASWGLDENLSLYRWIKGEGPTLKKMPLEHVTIQWSISSEALNRYNHAFGGTWGGQPCSFHHNLFASNTGRNPSIGMNGLFDYRNNVIFNWVHRTADGGDGSSRVNLVNNYYKAGPATKDELLRHRICRLQGRSPRTDYPGGGLWYVEGNYVDGYPSITSDNWAGGVYFDEAGMDKGIVIPKVTEAEARSRTEFPAPAVETESAESAYERVMADVGATLPRRDPVDERVIATVRSGKPTFGDGIIDSPADVGGWPEYRASTTPEDTDRDGMPDAWERLHGLDPTNPADASSDADHDGYTAIEEHLNGTDPSTFLDYTKAENNRNTLRSGSPSQGARP, from the coding sequence ATGACGTCGATCGGGACGCGTCCCCTGCGAATCGCGGCCGCGGCCGCAGGCCTCGCCTGGGGCGCTCTGACGCCGGCCGGGGCCCGCGAAACGCCGAAGGTCCCCGCCTTCCCCGGCGCGGAAGGCTCCGGGGCAGGCACGCCCGGCGGCCGAGGGGGCAAGGTCTTCGTCGTCTCCTCGCTGGCTGATTCCGGCCCCGGCTCATTCCGAGAGGCGCTGGAAGCCGAGGGCCCGCGGACGGTCGTCTTCGGCGTCGCGGGGCTGATCACGCTGGAAAAGCCGGTCGACATCACGCATCCCTACCTGACGCTCGCCGGCCAGACCGCTCCCGGCGACGGGGTCTGCGTCCGGGGAGAGAGCGTCCACATCAACACGCACGACGTCGTCATCCGGTACATGCGGTTCCGCCGAGGGAACCTGAAGGTTCGCGACGACGCGCTGGGGGGCTACCCGGTGGCCAACGTGATCGTGGATCACGTCTCGGCGAGTTGGGGGCTTGATGAGAACCTCTCGCTCTATCGGTGGATCAAGGGAGAGGGCCCGACATTAAAGAAGATGCCGCTGGAGCACGTCACGATCCAGTGGTCGATCTCCAGCGAGGCCCTCAACCGATACAACCACGCGTTCGGCGGGACCTGGGGCGGCCAGCCCTGCTCCTTCCACCACAACCTGTTCGCCAGCAACACGGGCCGAAACCCGAGCATCGGCATGAACGGCCTGTTCGACTACCGCAACAACGTGATTTTCAACTGGGTCCACCGCACGGCCGACGGCGGCGACGGCAGCTCTCGGGTCAACCTCGTCAACAACTACTACAAGGCTGGGCCGGCGACGAAGGACGAGCTTCTCCGGCACCGGATCTGCCGCCTTCAGGGCCGCTCGCCCCGCACAGATTACCCGGGCGGAGGCCTCTGGTACGTCGAGGGGAACTATGTCGACGGCTACCCATCGATCACGTCCGACAACTGGGCCGGCGGCGTCTATTTCGACGAGGCCGGGATGGACAAGGGGATCGTCATCCCCAAGGTGACTGAGGCTGAGGCTCGCTCACGCACCGAGTTCCCCGCGCCGGCCGTCGAGACCGAATCGGCCGAATCCGCCTATGAGCGAGTGATGGCCGACGTCGGTGCGACCCTGCCGCGCCGCGACCCCGTCGACGAGCGCGTCATCGCCACGGTCCGCAGCGGCAAGCCGACCTTCGGCGACGGCATCATCGACTCCCCCGCGGACGTCGGCGGCTGGCCCGAGTACCGGGCCTCCACGACCCCGGAAGACACGGATCGCGACGGCATGCCCGACGCCTGGGAGCGGCTGCACGGCCTCGACCCGACGAATCCGGCCGACGCCTCCTCCGACGCCGACCACGACGGCTACACTGCGATCGAGGAACACCTCAACGGCACCGATCCATCGACGTTCCTGGATTACACCAAGGCGGAGAACAACCGCAACACGCTTCGCTCCGGCTCGCCGAGCCAGGGGGCGCGGCCGTGA
- a CDS encoding DUF1559 domain-containing protein, with the protein MGTRRSRGFTLIELLVVIAIIAVLIALLLPAVQAARSAARRIQCVNNLKQIGLGMMNHHDVQGNFPWGAKNSPAQSWVFLLLPYLEQVPAYNAANMSQASTSLLNMTVIQMKISIFNCPSDPLAGAMWLSNSATIPNRAKGNYMVNFGNSDYVQNMTPTDSFAPAVIGNGFDSVTSIRGPFRVNNTTNAIVPYSIRDIIDGTSNTTMASEIKIVPDTGSKSDARGDVWSGTTKCGYMFTAATAPNSAIVDQLDGSGGCPGPALTPPCFQASGAQREFNAARSYHGGGVNVLFCDGSVKFIKDSVNLTTWRALSTKDGGEVVSSDAY; encoded by the coding sequence ATGGGCACTCGGCGCTCTCGCGGCTTCACGCTGATCGAGCTTCTGGTCGTCATCGCGATCATCGCCGTGCTGATCGCTCTGCTGTTGCCGGCGGTTCAGGCCGCCCGGTCTGCGGCGAGGCGGATTCAGTGCGTGAACAACCTGAAGCAGATCGGTCTGGGGATGATGAACCATCATGATGTGCAGGGGAATTTCCCCTGGGGCGCCAAGAACAGCCCCGCCCAGAGCTGGGTCTTCCTGTTGCTCCCCTACCTGGAACAGGTGCCGGCTTACAACGCCGCCAACATGTCGCAGGCGTCGACGTCGCTCCTCAACATGACGGTCATCCAGATGAAGATCTCCATCTTCAACTGCCCCTCTGATCCGCTCGCAGGCGCGATGTGGCTCTCGAATTCGGCGACCATTCCGAATCGAGCGAAGGGCAATTACATGGTCAATTTCGGCAATTCCGACTACGTCCAGAACATGACGCCGACCGATTCGTTCGCCCCTGCGGTGATCGGCAACGGTTTCGACAGCGTTACGTCGATCCGCGGCCCGTTCCGGGTCAACAATACGACGAACGCCATCGTCCCGTACAGCATCCGCGACATCATCGACGGCACCAGCAACACGACGATGGCCAGCGAGATCAAGATCGTCCCCGACACGGGGAGCAAGTCGGACGCTCGCGGCGACGTCTGGTCAGGCACCACGAAATGCGGTTACATGTTCACTGCGGCCACGGCCCCGAACTCCGCGATCGTCGACCAGCTCGACGGCTCGGGCGGCTGCCCAGGCCCGGCTCTGACCCCTCCCTGCTTCCAGGCTTCGGGCGCCCAGCGCGAATTCAATGCGGCCCGCAGCTACCACGGCGGCGGCGTGAACGTCCTCTTCTGCGACGGAAGCGTGAAGTTCATCAAGGATTCGGTCAACCTGACGACCTGGAGGGCCCTCAGCACGAAGGACGGGGGCGAGGTCGTCTCCTCCGACGCCTATTGA
- a CDS encoding GntR family transcriptional regulator, with protein MSIKPATSEVLAGGASKGPARGLFKSRAYDEIKGMILSGELAPGAFIAERPLAYRLGMSTTPVRSALQRLEMEGLILISPQQGAVVRDFSFREVAELYEIRMALEPFVARRIAGRLTAEQIERVNANLAAQQANLARRDIGLCVRLDEDFHTLFSEFLDNREICRVMGTLRDRTHRVFHRVFSLNPGRMEGSYNEHVVIAKTIIEGDAELAAQRVETHLDYGRRALIDPHGA; from the coding sequence ATGTCGATCAAACCCGCCACGTCCGAGGTTCTGGCCGGCGGCGCCTCGAAGGGGCCTGCACGCGGCCTCTTCAAGAGTCGGGCTTACGACGAGATCAAAGGAATGATTCTGAGCGGCGAGTTGGCCCCGGGCGCGTTCATCGCCGAGCGGCCGCTCGCCTACCGGCTGGGGATGAGCACGACGCCGGTCCGTTCCGCCTTGCAGCGTCTGGAGATGGAGGGGCTGATCCTGATCTCGCCGCAGCAGGGGGCCGTCGTCCGGGACTTCTCGTTTCGCGAGGTGGCCGAACTCTACGAGATCCGCATGGCGCTGGAGCCGTTCGTCGCGCGGCGGATTGCGGGGAGGTTGACCGCGGAACAGATTGAACGCGTGAACGCCAACCTGGCGGCGCAGCAGGCGAATCTCGCCCGGCGCGACATCGGTCTATGCGTTCGGCTGGACGAAGATTTCCACACGCTCTTTTCCGAGTTCCTCGACAACCGCGAGATCTGCCGTGTGATGGGAACTCTCCGCGACCGCACGCACCGGGTCTTCCACCGCGTTTTTTCGCTCAACCCCGGCCGGATGGAGGGGAGCTACAACGAGCACGTCGTCATCGCCAAGACGATCATTGAGGGCGACGCCGAACTGGCCGCGCAACGAGTCGAAACCCATCTCGACTACGGGCGACGGGCGCTGATCGACCCCCACGGAGCCTGA
- a CDS encoding pectate lyase family protein: MFAAIPTACALILAAAAGDASIRVDLNPDNGRGDVVTQGRENWPFNPTHPSREFAGVAVAFRSQSPLVVRWYKPLLAYGATQASDGVAASGSLEIVLTGLKPGPHTLATFHNRLEEGPVPSYDVSVAGKPLVNGLTPTTRIHDDADAACAFIEFTAGAEPTVVTITAKGGDGEVIVNGLEIDSSDPNHRAIKPSPFNGDSHVDAESGSALLSWTSREPAARHRIYFGADRAAVEAAEPSSPEFRGESTTATSRAEGLSSHRDAFWRVDEISPTGAVTRGDVWSFRPRHLAFPGAEGYGRFARGGRGGRVIEVVNLDDSGPGSFRAAAEAQGPRTVVFRVSGVIRLRSAVSVRNSYLTVAGETAPGDGICFRGYMVGTAPSSSDVIMRHIRVRPGDESNHSVDGMGLGGDHTIFDHCSVSWSIDEGLDSRSARNSTFQRCMISEALNDSFQRHPHSYAGSIGGNLVSYHHNLLAHCAGRNWSLAGGYDQAVRFAGHMDIRNNVVYNWEHRTTDGGAKRVNFVNNYYKPGPATRVFHLVKPDVGSESDRQVYYIAGNFMEGRPSYDDDNWKGVTPNGTAPLAEFRSDQPLFPSYVTTTSAAEAYRDVLADVGATHPRQDSLDRRVIEETRTGTVSLRGSKTGLPGIIDVPGDVGPSPWPDYQTRDVPVDSDHDGLPDEWERRHGRNPSSPAGDFSDSNADPDGDGYTLLEDYLHELASQP; this comes from the coding sequence ATGTTCGCAGCGATTCCGACGGCGTGCGCTCTCATCCTGGCCGCGGCGGCCGGAGACGCTTCGATCCGAGTCGACCTGAATCCCGACAACGGCCGGGGCGACGTCGTCACCCAGGGTCGGGAGAACTGGCCCTTCAACCCGACGCATCCGTCGCGAGAGTTCGCCGGAGTCGCCGTGGCGTTCCGGTCGCAGTCCCCCCTGGTGGTTCGCTGGTACAAACCTCTCCTCGCCTATGGCGCAACTCAGGCGTCGGACGGCGTGGCCGCATCGGGATCGCTGGAGATCGTCCTGACCGGCCTCAAGCCGGGGCCTCATACCCTGGCCACCTTCCACAATCGACTTGAGGAAGGTCCCGTCCCCAGTTACGACGTCTCCGTCGCAGGCAAGCCGCTCGTCAACGGATTGACTCCAACGACGCGTATCCACGACGACGCCGACGCCGCCTGCGCCTTTATCGAGTTCACGGCTGGCGCCGAGCCGACCGTCGTCACGATCACGGCGAAAGGAGGCGATGGCGAGGTCATCGTGAACGGCCTTGAGATCGATTCGTCCGACCCGAACCACCGGGCGATCAAGCCGTCGCCCTTTAACGGCGACAGTCACGTGGACGCCGAGTCAGGCTCCGCTCTCTTGAGTTGGACCTCTCGCGAACCGGCCGCACGTCATCGGATCTACTTCGGCGCCGATCGCGCGGCGGTCGAGGCCGCCGAGCCGTCGTCGCCTGAATTCCGAGGCGAATCAACGACCGCCACGTCCAGGGCCGAGGGGCTTTCCAGCCATCGTGACGCCTTCTGGCGCGTGGACGAAATCTCCCCTACCGGCGCGGTCACGCGTGGCGACGTCTGGTCGTTTCGGCCGCGTCACCTGGCGTTCCCAGGGGCTGAAGGCTACGGAAGATTCGCCCGAGGCGGTCGCGGAGGCCGGGTGATTGAGGTCGTCAACCTGGACGACTCCGGCCCCGGCTCCTTCCGCGCCGCGGCCGAAGCCCAGGGGCCGCGCACGGTGGTTTTCCGCGTCTCTGGAGTCATCCGGCTAAGGTCGGCCGTGTCCGTGCGGAACTCCTATTTGACCGTGGCCGGTGAGACGGCGCCTGGCGACGGGATCTGTTTTCGAGGCTACATGGTGGGGACGGCTCCCAGTTCGAGCGATGTGATCATGCGTCACATTCGGGTCCGCCCCGGGGACGAGTCCAACCACTCGGTCGATGGCATGGGACTTGGCGGCGACCACACGATCTTCGACCATTGCTCCGTCAGTTGGTCGATCGACGAAGGGCTCGACAGCCGGTCGGCCAGGAATTCGACGTTCCAGCGCTGCATGATCTCGGAGGCTCTGAACGACTCGTTCCAGCGGCATCCGCACTCGTACGCCGGTTCGATCGGCGGGAACCTGGTCAGCTATCACCACAACCTGCTGGCCCACTGCGCGGGGAGAAACTGGTCGCTCGCGGGAGGCTACGACCAGGCGGTACGGTTCGCCGGTCACATGGACATCCGCAACAACGTCGTCTACAACTGGGAGCATCGGACGACCGACGGCGGCGCGAAGCGCGTCAACTTCGTCAACAACTACTACAAGCCCGGCCCCGCTACTCGCGTCTTCCACCTCGTGAAGCCCGACGTGGGCTCCGAGTCCGACCGCCAGGTCTACTACATCGCCGGCAACTTCATGGAAGGCCGACCCAGCTACGACGACGACAACTGGAAGGGCGTCACGCCCAACGGAACCGCTCCGCTCGCCGAGTTCCGCTCGGACCAGCCGTTGTTCCCCTCCTACGTCACGACGACCTCGGCCGCCGAGGCGTATCGCGACGTTCTGGCGGACGTCGGCGCGACGCATCCCCGCCAGGATTCACTCGATCGCCGCGTCATCGAAGAAACCCGCACGGGAACGGTCTCCCTTCGAGGGAGCAAAACCGGGCTCCCCGGAATCATCGACGTCCCCGGCGACGTTGGACCGTCCCCCTGGCCCGACTACCAGACCCGCGACGTTCCGGTCGACTCCGATCACGACGGTCTCCCCGATGAGTGGGAGCGGCGTCATGGGCGAAATCCCTCGTCGCCGGCCGGTGACTTCTCCGACTCCAACGCCGACCCCGACGGCGATGGTTACACCTTGCTCGAAGACTATCTCCACGAGCTGGCGTCGCAGCCTTGA
- a CDS encoding alpha/beta hydrolase, whose product MKRAGLAVIAPLIFLAAASAQEAPPGATRPSPNRGGPPQRGGPIVLNADDVPAFPEPPAEINVVKDVPHGRLEMISYDSKSVGATRKMQVYTPPGYTTEKKYPVLYLLHGIGGDETEWQRFAKVDALLDNLLADGKIVPMIVVMPNGRAQKNDRPEGNIYAAAPAFAAFEKDLLEDVVPTIEARYSVQADREHRALAGLSMGGGQSLNFGLSHLDVFAWVGGFSSAPNTKPAAELVPDPSQAKEQLKLLWLACGNKDGLIRISQGVHAYLKEKDVPHVWHVDGHAHDPIEWRNNLYWFSQRVFR is encoded by the coding sequence ATGAAACGCGCCGGCCTGGCCGTGATTGCACCTTTGATTTTCCTGGCGGCCGCCTCAGCCCAGGAAGCACCTCCAGGCGCAACTCGTCCCTCCCCCAACCGTGGCGGCCCTCCGCAACGAGGGGGGCCCATCGTCCTCAATGCTGACGACGTTCCGGCCTTCCCAGAGCCTCCGGCGGAAATCAACGTCGTGAAGGACGTGCCTCACGGACGTCTGGAGATGATCTCGTACGACTCCAAATCGGTCGGCGCAACTCGCAAGATGCAGGTCTACACGCCGCCGGGTTACACGACCGAGAAGAAGTACCCGGTTTTGTATCTGCTCCACGGCATCGGCGGCGACGAGACCGAATGGCAGCGTTTCGCCAAGGTGGACGCCCTCCTCGACAATCTGCTGGCCGACGGCAAGATCGTCCCGATGATCGTGGTCATGCCCAACGGACGGGCCCAGAAGAACGATCGCCCCGAGGGGAACATCTACGCCGCCGCCCCGGCCTTCGCGGCCTTCGAGAAGGACCTCCTTGAAGATGTCGTGCCGACGATCGAGGCGCGATACTCCGTCCAGGCCGACCGAGAGCATCGAGCCCTCGCCGGCCTGTCGATGGGCGGAGGCCAGTCGCTGAACTTCGGGCTGTCGCACCTGGACGTCTTCGCCTGGGTCGGCGGGTTCTCATCGGCTCCCAACACGAAGCCGGCCGCCGAACTCGTCCCCGACCCGAGCCAAGCGAAGGAGCAGTTGAAACTCCTCTGGCTCGCCTGCGGGAACAAGGACGGGCTGATCCGGATCAGCCAGGGCGTTCACGCCTACCTGAAGGAGAAAGACGTCCCGCACGTCTGGCACGTCGACGGCCACGCCCACGACCCGATCGAGTGGCGAAACAACCTTTACTGGTTTTCCCAGCGCGTTTTCCGTTGA
- a CDS encoding endo-1,4-beta-xylanase, with the protein MRCPIAGLDQSPGKFVGDGKPPGRIASLGAATFLLLAALISFVGPARAYGQSPAGSLESGATTRSLRRAVEGRFLIGTAVSSRQLREPRASELIADQFDVLTAENEFKPRALQPQPGVFNFEAADAIVEFARKHDQKVVGHTLCWHSQAPSWMFRGPDGKPLPRDEALRNLKTHIDKVVGRYRGKVVGWDVVNEAISDNDGEGRYLRDTPARQAIGDDYIAQAFEFAHAADPDAELYYNDYGNETPGKLERTLRLVRELKARNVRLDAVGIQSHFRLDDPTAVDRLDRAITAYASEGVKIVVSELDVDVLPRRTRGADVAAREQRGADPYTNGLPPDVAASQAQFYDRLFRVLLKHPGVVSRVTFWGVHDGSSWLNFWPVFRRTNHPLLWDRDLRPKPAFDAVFSVLTNS; encoded by the coding sequence ATGAGATGCCCGATTGCAGGTCTCGACCAGAGCCCTGGAAAGTTCGTCGGCGACGGCAAACCGCCTGGCCGCATTGCGTCCCTGGGTGCCGCGACATTCCTGCTGCTCGCCGCCCTGATAAGCTTTGTCGGGCCCGCACGGGCTTACGGCCAGTCCCCGGCCGGATCCCTCGAAAGCGGAGCGACGACCAGGTCCCTTCGAAGGGCCGTGGAGGGGAGGTTCCTGATCGGGACGGCGGTCTCGTCGCGGCAGCTTCGCGAGCCGAGGGCGTCCGAGTTGATCGCCGATCAGTTCGACGTTCTGACCGCCGAGAACGAGTTCAAACCCAGAGCGCTCCAGCCGCAGCCGGGGGTGTTCAACTTCGAGGCGGCCGACGCGATCGTGGAGTTCGCCCGGAAGCACGATCAGAAGGTCGTCGGTCATACCCTCTGCTGGCACAGCCAGGCGCCGTCGTGGATGTTCCGCGGCCCGGATGGAAAACCGCTGCCGCGCGACGAGGCGCTGAGGAATCTCAAGACGCACATCGACAAGGTCGTGGGACGCTACCGGGGCAAGGTCGTCGGGTGGGACGTGGTCAACGAGGCGATCAGCGACAACGACGGCGAGGGCCGGTATCTTCGCGACACCCCGGCCCGTCAGGCCATCGGCGACGACTATATCGCTCAGGCGTTCGAATTCGCCCACGCGGCTGATCCCGACGCCGAACTCTACTACAACGACTACGGCAACGAAACCCCCGGGAAGCTCGAACGAACGCTTCGCCTGGTCCGCGAGTTGAAAGCCCGGAACGTCCGTCTCGACGCCGTCGGCATTCAGTCGCATTTCAGGCTCGACGACCCTACCGCCGTGGATAGGCTCGACCGGGCGATCACCGCCTACGCTTCGGAGGGCGTGAAGATCGTCGTCAGCGAGTTGGACGTCGACGTGCTTCCTCGTCGGACGAGAGGGGCGGACGTCGCCGCTCGTGAACAGAGGGGAGCCGACCCCTACACCAACGGCCTGCCTCCCGACGTCGCGGCGTCGCAGGCCCAGTTTTACGATCGCCTCTTCCGAGTTCTCCTCAAACACCCGGGCGTCGTGAGCCGCGTCACGTTCTGGGGCGTCCACGACGGCAGCTCCTGGCTGAACTTCTGGCCGGTCTTCCGTCGAACCAACCACCCCCTGCTCTGGGATCGCGACCTGCGACCCAAGCCCGCTTTCGACGCCGTGTTCAGCGTGCTGACCAATTCATGA
- a CDS encoding LacI family DNA-binding transcriptional regulator — translation MQRRPTLSDIARLCGVTASTVSRVLNKKPSFSTSPEVRRKIEETAEQLGYVPDLAARNLSRRTTRVVGLFASPATHVSEGIYEPLIEGVLEALHASDYDVFFDLSASRGRRLPFWRFDGALLLQCPRPETVEELDRRRVPYVCVNETVGSPVVRVLADDGMGMRRAVEHLAQLGHRRLAYANARSNSLPHYSIAERHETLLACSKELGVDLVGLHDAPFADAKEFIVSTVVDQGATAVITYDHQIAVAIVGAAAGLDLRIPEDFSLLCFNDVFPVVLMPTPLTAVSVPAREMGRVSGRRLLENLAIRGPNEAKEIRLPEELVVRLSTAPPRREGRALGRNRPESSRSHQRQELHTE, via the coding sequence GTGCAACGCCGACCCACCCTCTCGGACATCGCCAGGCTTTGCGGGGTGACCGCCTCCACGGTCAGTCGGGTTCTCAACAAGAAGCCGTCGTTCTCAACCAGTCCGGAAGTTCGTCGGAAGATCGAGGAGACCGCCGAGCAACTCGGCTACGTCCCTGACCTCGCCGCGAGGAACCTCAGCCGGCGCACGACGCGTGTGGTCGGCCTCTTCGCATCGCCGGCGACGCACGTCTCAGAGGGTATCTACGAGCCGTTGATCGAGGGGGTTCTGGAAGCCCTGCACGCGAGCGACTACGACGTGTTCTTCGACCTGAGCGCCAGCCGGGGCCGCCGTCTCCCGTTCTGGCGATTCGACGGAGCGCTTCTGCTGCAATGCCCGCGTCCCGAGACGGTCGAGGAACTGGACCGCCGTCGCGTCCCCTACGTCTGCGTGAACGAAACGGTTGGTTCTCCCGTCGTGCGGGTTCTCGCGGACGACGGCATGGGGATGCGGCGAGCCGTCGAGCATCTGGCGCAACTGGGGCACCGTCGACTGGCCTACGCCAACGCGCGGTCGAATTCGCTGCCCCACTACTCGATCGCCGAGCGCCATGAGACGCTTCTGGCTTGCTCCAAGGAACTCGGCGTCGACCTTGTCGGGCTTCATGATGCTCCGTTCGCCGATGCGAAGGAGTTCATCGTCTCGACCGTGGTCGACCAGGGGGCGACGGCCGTGATCACTTACGATCATCAGATCGCCGTCGCCATCGTCGGCGCGGCGGCAGGACTGGACCTGCGGATCCCGGAGGACTTCAGCCTCCTCTGTTTCAACGACGTTTTCCCCGTCGTACTCATGCCCACGCCCCTGACGGCCGTGAGCGTGCCGGCGCGGGAGATGGGGCGGGTCAGCGGGCGTCGATTGCTTGAGAATCTGGCGATCCGCGGACCGAACGAGGCGAAAGAGATTCGACTGCCGGAAGAGCTTGTCGTCCGCCTCTCGACGGCGCCCCCCCGCCGGGAAGGCCGCGCCTTGGGCCGCAACCGGCCTGAATCCTCGAGGAGCCACCAGCGTCAGGAACTCCATACCGAGTGA
- a CDS encoding DUF1570 domain-containing protein, whose product MESVVTTCGGCGKAIRIRRPEVRRKHLCPICGTLLTTPTSGAIEGTRRSAPAHRRAFIGSLGLLELTLLMMISAPAAVWSSAAWTTSAAASPPLVFRESAPTPRLPESLDRKAAMFLQAATTNGVNLVGQAVCRLLEARPLARGLWFLGGLSAKASAQEGVATPARGDEVAASPALLTPPDFGAPAIDELQAKLAVPEERRFLLRDEDGRQIVARLHGSHNGKTVVMLPDGRLGVPSMLVPTDEPFKPLTADEMSDRLLTGPFSGFKLHRTKHYLILYQSDPGQPDGDAFAKSNGVLLEDLYERLSAAFRNHDMSVHEAEFPLVAVIFKKEEDFRAFRPVAPDVQAYYEIYTNRIFLYETPSGRRSGPEVDALLKPQMTAHEGTHQILQNIGVQPRLSDWPLWLVEGLAEYCATPAPPRKGVAAWDGLGQINNLHMATIREIEDPVSLSMRGQDVQTKSLFRDPGQPLVEAMIRRNELTPTEYALAWAITHYLAMKRVDDFTRFLRIMGAAAPLEPRTADDHVKTFREVFGADLGKLDKTINAYLTKLTKQKGYDPMPYYAVLFEQPLPNGRLRRAAMVSQSPQLIKQWIDEMSNPAAGLPNWQATPFPSRGRATLAVQEWIRTN is encoded by the coding sequence ATGGAATCCGTGGTGACGACCTGCGGCGGCTGCGGCAAGGCCATCCGCATTCGCCGTCCCGAGGTGCGACGAAAGCACCTCTGCCCGATCTGTGGGACGCTCCTGACGACTCCGACGTCGGGTGCGATTGAGGGAACTCGACGTTCAGCGCCTGCGCATCGGCGTGCGTTCATCGGCTCGCTCGGCCTGCTTGAGCTGACTTTGCTCATGATGATCTCCGCTCCGGCGGCGGTCTGGTCGTCGGCCGCCTGGACGACCTCGGCGGCGGCCTCTCCTCCCCTGGTCTTCCGAGAATCGGCCCCCACGCCGCGGCTCCCCGAATCGCTCGATCGGAAAGCCGCGATGTTCTTGCAAGCGGCGACGACGAACGGCGTCAATCTGGTGGGCCAGGCCGTCTGCCGCCTCTTGGAGGCTCGGCCGCTCGCCCGAGGGTTATGGTTCCTGGGTGGACTTTCGGCCAAGGCCTCCGCTCAGGAGGGGGTCGCGACTCCGGCCCGGGGAGACGAGGTCGCTGCCTCCCCCGCTCTCCTGACCCCGCCGGATTTCGGGGCGCCTGCGATCGACGAACTCCAGGCGAAACTCGCCGTTCCCGAGGAGCGAAGATTCCTCCTCCGAGACGAGGACGGCCGCCAGATCGTCGCCCGGCTCCACGGCAGTCACAACGGCAAGACCGTCGTGATGCTTCCCGACGGCCGTCTGGGCGTCCCCTCGATGCTCGTCCCGACCGACGAGCCGTTCAAGCCTCTCACCGCCGATGAGATGAGCGATCGGCTCCTCACCGGTCCCTTTTCCGGCTTCAAGCTCCATCGGACGAAGCACTATCTGATCCTCTATCAGAGCGATCCAGGTCAGCCCGACGGAGACGCGTTCGCCAAGTCGAACGGCGTTCTGCTTGAGGACCTCTACGAGCGACTGTCCGCCGCGTTCCGCAACCACGACATGAGCGTGCACGAGGCCGAGTTTCCGCTGGTGGCGGTCATCTTCAAGAAGGAAGAGGACTTCCGCGCGTTCCGTCCCGTTGCTCCGGACGTTCAGGCCTACTACGAGATCTACACGAACCGCATCTTCCTCTACGAGACTCCTTCAGGCCGGCGCAGCGGTCCCGAGGTCGACGCTCTTCTCAAGCCCCAGATGACGGCTCATGAGGGAACCCATCAAATCCTTCAGAACATCGGCGTCCAGCCGCGCCTCAGCGACTGGCCCCTCTGGCTGGTCGAGGGCCTGGCCGAGTACTGCGCGACGCCCGCGCCCCCGCGGAAGGGGGTCGCCGCCTGGGACGGCCTCGGTCAGATCAACAACCTCCACATGGCGACGATCCGCGAAATCGAGGACCCCGTTTCGCTCTCGATGCGAGGTCAGGACGTCCAGACCAAGTCGCTCTTCCGCGATCCAGGCCAGCCGCTCGTCGAGGCGATGATTCGACGCAACGAATTGACGCCCACGGAATACGCGCTCGCCTGGGCGATCACGCATTACCTGGCGATGAAGCGGGTCGACGATTTCACTCGGTTCCTCCGAATCATGGGAGCCGCCGCGCCGCTCGAACCTCGGACGGCCGACGATCACGTCAAAACGTTTCGTGAGGTCTTCGGAGCCGACCTCGGCAAGTTGGACAAGACGATCAACGCGTATCTGACGAAGCTCACGAAGCAGAAGGGCTACGACCCCATGCCCTACTACGCCGTGCTCTTCGAGCAACCGTTGCCGAACGGCCGACTTCGAAGGGCCGCGATGGTCAGTCAGTCGCCGCAACTCATCAAGCAGTGGATCGACGAGATGTCGAACCCCGCGGCCGGCCTCCCCAACTGGCAGGCCACCCCCTTCCCCAGTCGGGGCCGAGCCACCCTCGCCGTTCAGGAGTGGATCCGCACCAACTGA